The DNA region TATTTCACAAGTTACCGCtgggctaaatctatgacgtcaAAATGTTGATtcactctgttccatctcactacgcaatccactgtctcgtcAACCCTGGAAatgtataaacttgatctccactataaaaagcatctagatattatctcccatttcttttTTGCAATACATACGCTAAAATTGAATATAATAAATTTATTATATTCATGGAACCTCGGTATTTTAACTGGCCTAATGATGAGAAACGTAGGGTCTATTTAACTGAAAACCTAAAACGTAATTTAATTCCTCGAAGACTCCTCAAGTTTATTGGATGAGGGTGGTGCTTGATTGTTTCCATTCATTCCCCTCTACGtcacatgtgtcaaactcattctacgaagggccgagtgtctgcgggtattcgctcctcccttgtacttgattgatgaattaaggtctactaattagtaaagaactcccctcacctggtctaggtcttaaatgaaagaagaaaaaaaacctaggccctccatggaatgagtttgacacccctgcccaaCGTGATTGATCATATTTCTAATGTGGCTTTCTCTTCAAAACGTTTTCTCTACTGAACATAACCCAGGATTTCCCTTCAGCCTTTTGACACTATTTTGATGACGTTTACGGAAGTTATAGCGCCTCTGATGTGGACAAAATGATCGGGGATCTCTTGATATTCGGGTAATGTTCTCCTTTTTAAATTGTGTTATTGAAACAAATCAACGACTTAATGAAAATATGaatgctatttaaaaaaataggTCATGTGATATTAAGCAATAGTGGTATTTTGTTTCAACCAGCCAGTGTGTAGTTTGATTGTTGTTCTTAGCAAGCTAACGCttagcaggcgtaaaagaaagCTAACTACTACCAGCTACGCCTGTGTGGCTGAGCAAGCCTAGTTAGTTATTTTCTTTGCCAGCtcactaatgttagctagctacagtagcccAGTTTAGACTTGCTTCGTGACAAAGTTGGAGTTCTGTGGCATGGCATGTGCTTCATTAGAAGTGATCATTTCTAATTGTCTGTGTCCTCCTTTTTAGGACCTTACTCATGAATGCTGGTGCTGTGTTAAACTTCAAACTGTGAGTATGATACAATTTGAGTCTTACCCTGAAGACGTTGTGCATGTGTAACCGGTACTGTAGCTCTGCGCTGTGTGTGATTGATTGAGACTAAAGACGTTGACTTCAGAGATCAGTTTGTTTTATTGTATCAGAGTTCTCTATCCTGCATCCAAAATAAAATgcaaaacatttgtagagcataAATAGGTCCTGCCAATCGtcgcctctctcgctctcctagtgcatcaaaattattttaaaatagAAAAGTGAATACAGCCTCTCCTTGTAATGTATCAACACAATATACATTTGACATATGTGGTTTTATCTAACTGCATCCAAAAGAAgacaaaacatttgtagagcacaaaTACGTTCTGCCAATCGTCGCCTCTCTGTACAACAGACGGACAATACAAAGGACTGGGACCTTgccatcgttcacacatacaataCCTTAGCTAGCTAGTAACCACATGTTAAATTCAGAATGTTAATatcatcctaaaaagtacaattacaTCTTGACAATACCATCCACTTATGAGTAAACtatacatcattattcatgaacaaaacactGACTTTGTGCCTAATCTAACTTTTTTTCTGAAAATGACAGAAAAAGCATACCTACCTCTCCTAGTGCATCAGTTATTTGAGCACGAGCACACAGGGCAAAACATAAGTATGCGCTCTCCTAATTCCCCAGgatgcaggaatgcgtaataacAAATCAACATGCTATATTAatatatgaacctggtgaaattcaaAGTATTATAACAACTGATACACTGGTAACAGACAATATTGCTCAACCACGTATTTTTACTAGCTCATCAATACAAGACAAACAACACTGTCCTCtattacagaaagagaaaggagacacATGGAGGATTTGGAGATGAACCTCGTGGACCAACTACAGGTGTGTAATACATGACAGTGTATTAAAAACCTCACCCGTGAGAACTTCACAGGGTAACTATCCATGAAAAAGTACGGACACTTAAGTGGTCTGCATTGAGAGAGATAACATTAGGCTGCAGGCAGCTATGGCTGTTTCTGCATTGTTTGTATACCTTCCCCTCTGCCTTTGAGTCAGACTGAAGCATGATTGGTATGCTGCATTGCATGATGGACAGAAGCCCAATATTGGACTAAAGGagcctaaccttaatccttataGTTCTAGGAGTTTACATGTTCTCTTTGAGGCGAATTGTCTCTGGCAACCAAAACATCCACATACTCCATCTAAATGTGAATTGATTCTCAATTGCTgtacggttctagaaacataaaacgctctactttcatatcacatcaaatcaaaacGCAAAATATACTTGCTGTACACTGATTTAACAGTTGCAtccaacagtatttttcagtgacaacatgTTTGTGGTGTCAGTCTTccgtttacacacaggtgttcggcgacgcagatagctaattagcacaggtagtcGACTCTCTTCTGTCTGTTTTCCTTTAACAAGCGATGTAAAATGGGAATATGGTCATGTGGGAACTCTAACCCTTTTAAAGGTGTGTGTGATAATTTACCTTTTTTGGGGAAAATTATTTcttgctgatatgaaaggtaaGTTCCTTTCCAAAACCGTACTGCAAGCGATGTGTGTTTAACGTTTAGAGCAAGCGTCGGGactcttaacaaaactcccccagCCAGAAGATACTAAGATACTATCATTAATAGGCAATAAAGGTAGTTAGCATCTATAAACAGGCTAGATGGACCAATAAAACACAACGAAGGGCtgaaattatgtcatggcgtaTTTGTTTTAGGTGACAACATCAGGGAGTTCCTCCTGAGTCTACGTTACTTCCGGATCTTCATTGCCTTATGGAACATCTTCATGATGTTTTGCATGATTCTGTAAGTATCTGCCATCTTATAGAGGCTAAtctacttaagcaataaggcccgagggggtgtggtgtatatggccaatataccacggctaagtgtTCTTCTTACGCACAATTGGCCATATGCCACAatcccctgaggtgccttattgctattataaactggttaccaatgtaattacaagagtaaaaataatgttttgtcatacctgtggtatatggtctgatataccacagttTTCAGCCAAtctgcattcagggctcaaaccactcAGTTTATAATAGTAATGTTCACACTGAGGTGCTTCTGTGCCTCAAAAGGTATACTCCTTATTGACTATAATGTATTTATTGCCCATATCTATTAC from Oncorhynchus mykiss isolate Arlee chromosome 1, USDA_OmykA_1.1, whole genome shotgun sequence includes:
- the smim7 gene encoding small integral membrane protein 7, giving the protein MIGDLLIFGTLLMNAGAVLNFKLKRKETHGGFGDEPRGPTTGDNIREFLLSLRYFRIFIALWNIFMMFCMILLFGS